In Chitinophaga sp. H8, the sequence CTATATGAAGCCTATATAAAGCCCAGATAAAACCTAGCTAATTAAGGAGGCTTTATCTTGCCTTTATCTAGGCTTAAAGAAGGCATAAAATTTATTTTATGCTGATCTATGATTTTGGGTTATATTGCCTATGCAACCCCTTATTGTAGAATCATATAAAATTTCATCCATGGCTAAACTATCCGGTGGACTCCAATTTACAGGCAGCATCAGTGGCATGTCTGCTTACAGAATGAAAGGATCAGACGAGATCATTTTCCGTACCAAAGGCGGCGGTTCCAAAAGCATGATCAAAAGATCACCCAGTTGCCTGCTTACCAGGCAAAATGGTACAGAATTCAGTGGCTGCGGAAAAGCTGCTGGCAGTATCAGAATGGCTATACAGCCAGTATTGCGCCTCAGTGATTATAACTTCACGGGTACGCTTACCGCTTTATCTAAAAGCATTCAGTTGTTCGACAAAAAACATCTCCGGGGACAACGAGCCATCTGTTTTTCTGAACACAGGTATTTACTGGAAGGTTTCCAATTAAACAAAACACATCAATTTGACAGTATTATCAGGCATCCCCTGCAATGTGAGGTGATGCGTAACAGCAGAAAAGCGGTGGTACAATTGCCGGATCTGCTCCCCAGGCTTAACCTGTTCATTCCCTGGCAATATCCGTTGTACCGTTTCGTCTTTTCCCTGGGCGTGGTGAAAGACACTATCTACAGTAAGGCTGGCTACCCTACCCATTCCAATCCGGATGGATACTGGCCGGTATCTGTAGAAACCAACTGGCATCCCGTGCAGGAAGTGCTTACCGGAAAAACCTATACCCTTCAGCTGGCAGAAAAGAAAGCGCTGGAAGATAATCAGAGCCTGGTACTCGCGGTAGGCATCCAAATGGGAATACCTACCTCTAATAACTTCACAGCCCCTGTTGCTAAAAAAGGAAGTGCCCGGATTATCATGGTACGGTAGCAACTTTAAATTTCCTTTAAATTCCCGCTTTTCTTTTGTGTTTAAATACACAATGGAATGATAAAAAACGGAATTATCCGGATAAGCTGCCTGTTGGGTCTGTTGCTACCTGTACTGGCCTACGGGCAGCAAACGGGCAGGCATAGCCTGAAAGCACAGATAATAAGCCAAAGCAATATGGAAAACCTCCCATATGCCAGCATAGTGATTAAAAGTGCTGCTGACAGCAGCTTTGTGAAAGGGGGCATGACAGACCTGCATGGAAAAATACAGCTGAAAGATATTCCGGCAGGACATCACCTGGTGCTGATCAGCTTGCTGGGATATCAAAACAAACAGGTATCCTGGGATACCCATACTCACCAGGATCTGGACCTTGGCAAGGTCCAGTTAATCATGAGTACCGCCGCACTATCCACTGTAGAAGTGGCAGCTAAAAAAAACCTGCAAAGTCAGTCTCCCGAAAAACTGGTATTTGACGTCACCCAACATATCAGTGCAAGGGGCGGCACCGTGCTGGAAACTATGAAAGCCTTGCCTGGCGTTACGATCGATAATGAAGGCAACATTGTTTTGCGGGGCAGTAAAAATGTACAGGTATTGGTTGATGGCCGTCAATCCGGTATCACAGGCTTTGACCGCTCCGGCGGACTGGATCAGATCCCTGCCTCTGCTATCGAAGCGATCGAAATTATTAATAATCCTTCTGCTAAATATAATCCCGATCAAATGGCGGGTATCATCAACATCAAATTTAAAAAGGATTATAAAAAAGGATTGAATGGCCAGGCAGGACTTACCCTGGGTACCCGTCAGAAATACAATCCCTCCCTCAGCCTCAACTACCGCACCGGGAAAGTAAACCTGTTTGCCCAGGCAGATGCCCGCTGGCGTAAGTTTGTTAAGATTGATAAAACCGTGGAACGGACAGAACTGACAGCTGGTAAACCTTCCCGCTACATCCCACAGCACTACCGCAGTGATAACACCCAAAATGAACAGATCTTCAAAGCAGGGATAGATTACTTCTTCAATGAAAGGAATACCCTTACATTCTTCACCCTGTATAAACATGAATTTCACCGGGACATGGGCAAGCTGAACTACGACCTGCTGGATGCCAACAAAGTGCCGCAAAGCGGCTACAAATGGAATTACAACGAGCCGGAACGTAATAAGGCATTTGACTATGCCCTGCTCTATAAACACCAATTCAAACAACCGGGCCAGACATTGCATGCAGAACTCATTTATACCAGCTCCGAAGAAGATGAACGTTTTACATTTGACAAACTGCTCACGACCGACTTTGCCAACTTTCAGCGTATCCGTAATGAACGGTCCGCTCTACTGGAAGCTGAAGGTACGTTCAATGCCAAAGTGAGCTACCTGCGTCCATTGGGCAAAGGCACACTGGAAACCGGTGTCAATAGCATCATCCGTAATATCAGTGTAGACTTTGCCTATGATACACTGGATCTGAATACCGGTATCTATGGGAAAGTACCTGATAT encodes:
- a CDS encoding TonB-dependent receptor family protein, with translation MIKNGIIRISCLLGLLLPVLAYGQQTGRHSLKAQIISQSNMENLPYASIVIKSAADSSFVKGGMTDLHGKIQLKDIPAGHHLVLISLLGYQNKQVSWDTHTHQDLDLGKVQLIMSTAALSTVEVAAKKNLQSQSPEKLVFDVTQHISARGGTVLETMKALPGVTIDNEGNIVLRGSKNVQVLVDGRQSGITGFDRSGGLDQIPASAIEAIEIINNPSAKYNPDQMAGIINIKFKKDYKKGLNGQAGLTLGTRQKYNPSLSLNYRTGKVNLFAQADARWRKFVKIDKTVERTELTAGKPSRYIPQHYRSDNTQNEQIFKAGIDYFFNERNTLTFFTLYKHEFHRDMGKLNYDLLDANKVPQSGYKWNYNEPERNKAFDYALLYKHQFKQPGQTLHAELIYTSSEEDERFTFDKLLTTDFANFQRIRNERSALLEAEGTFNAKVSYLRPLGKGTLETGVNSIIRNISVDFAYDTLDLNTGIYGKVPDIGSFSRYTTQSYAVYGNYELKTTGYELEAGLRLEQFLANYRVDPSNPVYRSNSYDFLKPYPSVRYTKILPANNRLSVYYNYRINRPVLSDLRPYPKYDDPVNLKTGNPNLRPEFVHAVEIAWQKTFANSSITTSLYHKIREHIISPIAVLPETGTDNITAHVIPENINGGTNTGLELIYSTDLFPWWKLNVNGSTYLSRLHPFHLTNAYGQTISGTQEEIISYNAKMVSQFLLPAGFSLQAVAYYVGADLVPQGKSLDRFALDMGIEKQLFKNGKLSISATDLFKTLQFGSNINGTNFSLYSRDRYETRIIYAGYTHKF